In a genomic window of Candidatus Competibacteraceae bacterium:
- a CDS encoding VOC family protein: protein MSDRPFKVLGIQQIAIGGLDKSKLSRLWVDTLGLTMTGNFRSERENVDEDIAAIGTGPFKVEVDLMQPIDPGKAPKVHEPQLNHIGLWISDLKAAVEWLTAKGMRFTPGGIRKGAAGYDVCFLHPKGNDATPLSGEGVLIELIQAPPEVIEAFAKVA, encoded by the coding sequence GTGTCCGATAGACCTTTTAAAGTGCTTGGTATTCAACAGATCGCCATCGGTGGCCTAGACAAGTCGAAGCTGAGTCGGTTGTGGGTGGATACCTTGGGCCTGACCATGACCGGCAATTTCCGCAGCGAGCGCGAAAACGTCGACGAGGATATCGCCGCCATCGGTACCGGTCCGTTCAAGGTGGAAGTGGATTTAATGCAGCCGATCGACCCCGGCAAGGCGCCCAAGGTACACGAGCCACAGCTCAATCACATCGGTCTGTGGATCAGCGATCTGAAAGCGGCGGTGGAGTGGCTGACCGCCAAGGGAATGCGCTTCACCCCCGGCGGCATCCGCAAGGGCGCGGCCGGTTACGATGTCTGCTTCCTACATCCCAAGGGCAACGACGCCACGCCTCTGAGCGGTGAAGGTGTGCTGATCGAACTGATTCAAGCCCCGCCGGAAGTGATCGAGGCGTTCGCCAAGGTCGCCTAA
- a CDS encoding substrate-binding domain-containing protein, with the protein MKNFRKLLLVTGLAAALSAGFGPAVAGADELKIGGGAAPIENIFKKVKEPFEKASGVQLTLTSEGPDQAFINVEKGAIDVAAAGLSFEAWLELMKQKGHEIANPKDFKFRVIGRDKIQVLAHKDLAAVKSLSKEQLKGIFTGKTTNWKEVGGPDKPVVVVFPTKMTGTNKLWQEKIMEGGEWPKANLQEVAEASDLKKKIAETSGAVGAGPMAAQDKGSLHSPETPEVGRPVTALTKGAPSANVQKLFDFIAGEGQKYIVR; encoded by the coding sequence ATGAAAAACTTTAGGAAACTGCTTTTGGTGACCGGCTTGGCGGCCGCTTTGAGCGCAGGGTTCGGTCCGGCGGTGGCCGGCGCGGACGAACTTAAGATCGGCGGCGGTGCGGCCCCCATCGAAAACATCTTCAAGAAAGTCAAGGAACCGTTCGAGAAAGCAAGTGGCGTGCAACTGACATTGACCTCGGAAGGGCCGGATCAGGCGTTTATCAACGTTGAAAAAGGTGCCATCGACGTGGCGGCGGCCGGGTTGAGCTTCGAAGCTTGGCTGGAGCTGATGAAGCAGAAAGGCCATGAGATCGCCAATCCCAAGGATTTCAAGTTTCGCGTGATCGGCCGCGACAAGATTCAAGTCTTGGCCCACAAGGATTTGGCGGCGGTCAAGAGCTTATCCAAGGAACAGCTCAAGGGGATTTTCACCGGCAAGACCACCAACTGGAAGGAAGTGGGCGGTCCCGACAAGCCGGTGGTCGTGGTGTTTCCGACCAAGATGACCGGCACCAACAAGCTGTGGCAAGAAAAAATCATGGAGGGCGGCGAATGGCCCAAGGCCAATCTTCAGGAAGTGGCCGAAGCCTCCGATCTAAAAAAGAAGATCGCCGAAACGTCTGGCGCGGTCGGCGCGGGACCGATGGCCGCTCAGGACAAGGGCAGCCTGCATTCGCCGGAAACGCCGGAAGTCGGCCGGCCGGTCACAGCCCTGACCAAGGGCGCGCCTTCCGCCAACGTCCAGAAACTGTTCGATTTCATCGCGGGCGAAGGTCAGAAGTACATCGTCCGCTGA
- a CDS encoding 2-phosphosulfolactate phosphatase family protein encodes MEIFVYHTPDLVPDLSKKARKGGLNLDMPACAIVIDVLRATTTMATALQSGAEAIQVFDDLDELFRFSKRWPANKRLLAGERSGEKLDGFDLGNSPSECTPDQVGGKRIFMSTTNGTRALERVQQVPILLTASLTNRAAVVRFLLQEQPHTVWIVAAGWRGSFSLEDTICAGAIACGLSVERDSDCAGDDESIAAMALFERWETRLPQLLRYAHHGRGLAALGCEEDLDYCARLDSVAVVPLQVEPGVLKPARLD; translated from the coding sequence ATGGAAATCTTCGTCTATCACACCCCTGACCTCGTACCGGATTTGAGCAAGAAAGCCCGCAAGGGTGGCCTCAATCTCGACATGCCCGCTTGCGCCATCGTCATCGACGTGCTGCGCGCCACCACCACCATGGCGACGGCGCTGCAATCCGGCGCGGAAGCCATTCAAGTGTTCGACGATCTCGACGAACTGTTCCGCTTCAGCAAGCGCTGGCCGGCCAACAAACGTCTGCTGGCCGGCGAGCGCAGCGGCGAAAAGCTGGATGGCTTCGATCTGGGTAACTCGCCCTCGGAATGCACGCCCGATCAAGTCGGTGGCAAGCGGATTTTCATGAGCACCACCAACGGCACCCGCGCCTTGGAACGGGTCCAACAAGTGCCGATCCTGCTCACGGCTTCATTGACCAATCGCGCGGCGGTCGTCCGATTTTTATTGCAGGAGCAACCGCATACGGTTTGGATCGTGGCGGCGGGCTGGCGTGGCAGCTTTTCCTTGGAAGACACCATCTGCGCTGGGGCCATCGCCTGCGGGCTCAGCGTCGAACGCGACAGCGACTGCGCGGGCGACGACGAATCCATCGCCGCCATGGCTTTGTTCGAGCGCTGGGAAACACGGTTGCCGCAACTGCTGCGCTACGCCCATCACGGGCGCGGCCTGGCGGCCTTGGGTTGTGAGGAGGATTTGGATTATTGCGCGCGGCTCGACAGCGTCGCTGTGGTGCCGCTGCAAGTCGAACCGGGCGTGTTGAAACCGGCGCGACTGGATTGA
- a CDS encoding insulinase family protein, with protein sequence MSHPAFESLRKHPVPALRLEFQEYRHRATGARHLHLAADDPHNAFMVAFLTVPQDSTGVAHILEHTSLCGSRRYPVRDPFFMMIRRSLNTFMNAFTSSDWTAYPFASQNKKDFNNLLDVYLDATFFPLLDERDFAQEGHRLEFADPADPNSELAFKGVVFNEMKGALSSPVQRLGLALQSRLFPTTTYHYNSGGEPEAILDLSYEQLKAFHARHYHPSNAIFLTYGDIPAAEHQARFETGALNQFQALKLDLAIPAERRYRAPVVDTIHYPLDGEEDLTDQTHIVIGWLLGPITDPLATLRARLLSDVLLDNSSSPLRHALETSELGASPSPLCGFDTSTREATFVCGLEGSNPEQAEAVETLVLDVLRRVAAESVPQEAVDAALHQLELSEREITGDGFPYGLHLLMEALTPAIHGGDPIPALDSNPLLEQLRTESRSADFIPGLVRQLLLDNPHRVRLAMTPDPELSGRQAASEHQRLAALRVALADTDKIRIALQAQALAERQRQQDDPELLPRVELGDVPADFRIPEGVARPAGVLPAHWYAQGTNGMVYLQAVLDLPALKDDELDLLPLFCACLTEVGSAGRDYRTTQALQAAATGGINARATVRGGVDDVTQAKGVLVLAGKALARNQTRLSELLWETLTDARFDELPRLRELVAQIRAQREEGITDHGHMLALAAASAGLSPVAALSHRWDGLQGLKNLKALDDALDGAGALGGFAARLERLRERLCDAPRQLLVVSEAERQESIAEALAARWRDGRTVPHPFALAVPDAQPVRQAFRVNTQINFCAKAYPTVAPGHPDAPALQVLGDFLRNGHLHRAIREQGGAYGGGAGYHPDSGSFRFYSYRDPRLLATFADFDRALDWLQETDHPARTLEEAILGVIAAIDKPGSPAGEAVSAFFGTWFGRTPEQRRAFRRQVLAVTLDDLKRVAATYLQPARAASAVLGNVRTLVDLTDWAVATV encoded by the coding sequence ATGAGCCATCCCGCCTTCGAATCCTTGCGCAAGCACCCCGTTCCCGCTCTGCGGCTGGAATTTCAAGAATACCGCCACCGCGCCACCGGCGCGCGGCACCTTCACCTGGCCGCCGACGATCCACACAATGCCTTCATGGTCGCGTTCCTGACCGTGCCACAAGATTCGACCGGCGTAGCTCATATCCTCGAACACACCTCGCTGTGCGGCAGCCGGCGCTATCCGGTGCGCGATCCGTTTTTCATGATGATCCGGCGCTCGCTTAACACCTTCATGAACGCCTTCACCAGCAGCGACTGGACCGCTTATCCTTTCGCCAGCCAGAACAAAAAGGATTTCAACAACCTGCTGGACGTGTACCTGGACGCGACCTTCTTCCCGCTGCTGGACGAGCGCGATTTCGCCCAGGAAGGCCACCGGCTGGAATTCGCCGATCCCGCCGATCCTAATTCGGAGCTGGCCTTCAAGGGCGTGGTGTTCAACGAGATGAAAGGCGCGCTCAGTTCGCCGGTGCAACGGCTGGGGCTGGCGCTGCAAAGCCGGCTGTTCCCGACCACCACCTATCACTACAACAGCGGCGGCGAACCCGAAGCCATCCTCGATCTCAGTTACGAGCAACTCAAGGCCTTCCACGCCCGCCACTACCATCCGTCGAACGCCATCTTCCTAACCTACGGCGACATTCCCGCCGCCGAGCATCAGGCGCGCTTCGAGACCGGCGCGCTGAACCAGTTTCAAGCGCTGAAACTGGATTTGGCCATTCCCGCCGAACGGCGTTACCGCGCGCCGGTCGTTGACACCATCCACTATCCGCTGGACGGTGAGGAAGATTTGACCGACCAAACCCATATCGTCATCGGTTGGCTGCTGGGACCGATCACCGATCCGCTGGCGACCTTACGGGCGCGGTTGCTGAGCGACGTGTTGCTGGACAACAGCAGTTCGCCGCTGCGGCACGCGCTGGAAACCTCCGAACTCGGCGCATCGCCCTCGCCGCTGTGCGGCTTCGACACCTCGACCCGCGAAGCGACCTTCGTCTGCGGTCTGGAAGGCTCCAACCCCGAACAGGCGGAAGCGGTCGAAACCTTGGTGCTCGATGTGTTGCGCCGGGTCGCCGCCGAGAGCGTGCCGCAAGAAGCCGTGGACGCCGCCCTGCATCAACTGGAATTGAGCGAGCGGGAAATCACCGGCGACGGCTTCCCATACGGCCTGCATCTGCTGATGGAAGCGTTGACCCCGGCGATTCACGGCGGCGATCCGATCCCCGCGCTCGACAGCAATCCGCTGCTGGAGCAATTGCGGACCGAAAGCCGGTCTGCGGATTTCATCCCTGGTTTGGTCCGGCAACTGCTGCTGGACAACCCGCATCGGGTCCGGCTGGCCATGACGCCCGACCCGGAATTGAGCGGCCGGCAGGCGGCGAGCGAGCACCAGCGGCTGGCCGCGCTCCGAGTGGCGTTGGCCGACACCGACAAAATCCGCATCGCTCTCCAGGCGCAAGCGCTGGCCGAACGCCAGCGGCAACAGGACGACCCCGAATTGCTGCCGCGCGTCGAGCTGGGCGACGTGCCAGCGGATTTTAGAATCCCTGAAGGCGTCGCCCGTCCGGCCGGAGTACTACCCGCGCATTGGTACGCGCAAGGCACCAACGGCATGGTCTACCTGCAAGCGGTGCTCGATCTGCCCGCGCTGAAGGACGATGAGTTGGATTTGTTGCCGCTGTTCTGCGCCTGTCTGACCGAAGTCGGCAGCGCCGGCCGCGACTATCGGACCACTCAAGCCCTGCAAGCGGCCGCGACCGGCGGCATCAACGCCCGCGCCACCGTGCGCGGTGGGGTGGATGACGTGACACAGGCCAAGGGCGTGCTGGTGCTGGCCGGCAAGGCGCTGGCCCGCAATCAGACCCGGCTTTCGGAATTGCTGTGGGAAACCTTGACCGACGCCCGCTTCGATGAGTTGCCGCGCTTGCGGGAACTGGTCGCGCAAATTCGCGCCCAACGCGAGGAAGGAATCACCGATCACGGTCACATGCTGGCGCTCGCCGCCGCCAGCGCCGGTTTGAGCCCAGTGGCCGCCTTGAGCCATCGCTGGGATGGCTTGCAGGGCTTGAAAAACCTCAAGGCGTTGGATGATGCGCTGGACGGTGCCGGGGCGCTGGGCGGTTTCGCCGCGCGGCTGGAGCGCCTGCGCGAGCGACTGTGCGACGCGCCGAGGCAATTGCTGGTGGTGAGCGAAGCGGAACGGCAAGAGAGCATCGCCGAAGCGCTGGCCGCCCGCTGGCGGGACGGCCGCACCGTGCCGCACCCCTTCGCGCTGGCCGTACCTGACGCTCAGCCCGTCAGACAAGCGTTTCGGGTCAATACCCAGATCAATTTTTGCGCCAAGGCTTATCCGACGGTCGCACCCGGTCATCCCGACGCGCCCGCCTTGCAAGTGCTGGGCGATTTTCTCCGCAACGGCCACCTGCATCGAGCAATTCGCGAGCAGGGTGGCGCTTACGGCGGTGGCGCGGGTTACCATCCCGACAGCGGGTCATTCCGGTTCTATTCGTATCGCGATCCGCGGTTGCTGGCAACCTTTGCCGATTTCGACCGGGCGCTGGACTGGTTGCAGGAAACCGACCATCCCGCGCGAACGTTGGAAGAAGCGATTCTCGGCGTGATCGCCGCCATCGACAAACCCGGTTCGCCCGCGGGTGAAGCGGTCAGCGCCTTCTTCGGCACATGGTTTGGCCGCACGCCGGAACAACGTCGCGCCTTCCGTCGGCAGGTGCTCGCCGTCACGCTAGACGACCTCAAGCGGGTCGCGGCGACCTATTTGCAACCGGCGCGAGCGGCTAGCGCGGTGCTGGGAAATGTCCGGACCTTGGTGGATTTGACGGATTGGGCGGTTGCGACGGTTTGA
- a CDS encoding methyl-accepting chemotaxis protein, translating into MTLGLLFTVTAFLIGRLESDMIRQFDATLRGLVTAMSQDQIKKLQDDQRFKVKQLTQLMAASSEQSFANYDYRAVQTLAELVGKDGDISFVDFRTEEGKSVASAGKADGHPADRIVHEEVHDSGAKLGEVRVGYNLDRVERQQTEIAARSTGELQRLDARTAEDLRRLRWALAAMMAATVVVTSLLVLWLFRKLVLGHLRKAVTRAGDIAHGVLEGANDEIYPKDEMGQLLTAMQDMTGRLRSVVGEVRHAADTIGSVASDIAQGNTDIKQRTAQQTSTLHDTASNVQRLTEIVQRNAAGARQAEQLVSDARAQAEHGGAVVRQTVEAMVAVNDSSRKIGDIINVVNDIAFQTNLLALNAAVEAARAGEQGRGFAVVAGEVRKLAQRSAEAAREIRTLIADSVSKVEEGDRLVNQSGQTLEEIITTVKRASDIVAELAAASQEQARGIEQVNQGIATMDQVAQGNAALTEQAAAASESLNREAANLVEQMAFFQLAARQRAAAASLPVINVEEPYGATA; encoded by the coding sequence TTGACTCTAGGGCTGTTATTCACCGTAACCGCCTTTTTGATCGGACGGCTGGAATCCGACATGATCCGGCAGTTCGACGCCACGCTGCGGGGTTTGGTGACGGCGATGAGTCAGGACCAAATCAAGAAACTTCAGGACGATCAGCGGTTTAAGGTCAAGCAACTCACCCAGTTGATGGCGGCGAGCTCCGAGCAGTCCTTCGCCAATTACGACTATCGGGCCGTGCAGACTTTGGCGGAGCTGGTCGGCAAGGACGGTGACATTTCGTTCGTCGATTTTCGCACTGAGGAAGGTAAGTCGGTCGCCAGCGCCGGCAAGGCGGACGGCCATCCCGCCGACCGGATCGTCCACGAAGAGGTCCACGACAGCGGTGCAAAGTTGGGCGAAGTGCGTGTGGGCTACAACCTGGATCGAGTGGAGCGGCAACAGACCGAAATCGCGGCGCGCAGCACCGGGGAACTCCAGCGATTGGACGCCCGGACCGCTGAGGATTTGCGCCGACTGCGGTGGGCGCTGGCGGCGATGATGGCCGCCACCGTCGTGGTGACCAGCCTGCTGGTGCTGTGGCTGTTCCGCAAATTGGTGTTGGGTCATTTGCGCAAGGCGGTAACCCGCGCGGGCGACATCGCCCACGGCGTGCTGGAGGGCGCAAACGACGAGATTTACCCGAAGGATGAGATGGGGCAACTGCTGACCGCGATGCAGGACATGACCGGCCGGCTGCGGTCGGTGGTCGGCGAGGTACGACACGCGGCGGACACCATCGGCAGCGTCGCCAGCGACATCGCCCAAGGCAACACCGATATCAAGCAGCGCACCGCCCAGCAAACGTCCACCCTTCACGACACCGCCTCTAACGTCCAACGGCTGACCGAGATCGTCCAACGCAACGCCGCCGGCGCGCGGCAAGCCGAGCAATTGGTGTCCGACGCGCGCGCGCAAGCGGAGCACGGCGGCGCGGTGGTCCGGCAAACCGTCGAAGCCATGGTGGCGGTCAACGACAGCAGCCGGAAGATCGGCGACATCATCAACGTGGTCAACGATATCGCCTTTCAAACCAACCTGCTGGCGCTCAACGCGGCGGTGGAGGCGGCGCGGGCGGGCGAGCAGGGGCGCGGTTTCGCGGTGGTGGCCGGCGAAGTGCGCAAGCTGGCCCAGCGCAGCGCCGAGGCCGCCCGCGAAATTCGGACGCTGATCGCCGATAGCGTGAGCAAGGTCGAGGAAGGCGACCGGCTGGTCAATCAGTCGGGCCAGACCCTGGAGGAAATCATCACCACCGTCAAGCGGGCCAGCGACATCGTGGCCGAGCTGGCGGCGGCCAGTCAGGAACAGGCGCGCGGCATCGAACAGGTCAATCAAGGCATCGCCACCATGGATCAAGTGGCGCAAGGCAATGCGGCCTTGACCGAACAAGCAGCGGCGGCCAGCGAATCGCTGAATCGAGAGGCCGCGAATCTGGTGGAGCAAATGGCGTTCTTTCAATTGGCGGCGCGCCAGCGAGCGGCGGCCGCTTCCTTACCGGTGATTAACGTAGAAGAGCCTTATGGAGCAACAGCATGA